In Spirochaeta isovalerica, the genomic window TAAAGGCGTATTCAAACAGCTGAGCGGTTATGTCAAAGCGGTCGACGGCGTGGATCTGGATATTTACAGAGGCGAGACCCTCGGGCTGGTAGGGGAAAGCGGTTGCGGCAAGACGACCCTGGGAAAATCCATCCTGAAACTGGTTCAGGCAACGGACGGGGAGATCAATTACCATGGACCGGAAGGCCAGACCGAACTGAGAACGCTCAATGCAAAGGACATGGTACCTTTCAGGAAGAAGCTGCAGATCGTTTTTCAGGATCCTCATTCATCGCTCAATCCGGCCTTCACCATATTCGGTTCCCTTGAAGACCCGCTTAAAAAGTTCGGTGTGAAAAGCCGGGAGGAACGGAGAAAGATCATCGGGGATCTGCTTGAAGCGGTCAACCTGAGACGGGAATATATGGACCGCTATCCCCACGAGTTTTCCGGAGGGCAGCGACAGAGAATCGGTATCGCCCGGGCTCTGAGCATCGACCCGGAACTGATTATCTGCGATGAAGCAGTCAGCGCGCTCGATGTTTCCATACAGGCCCAGGTCCTCAAGCTTCTGAAGAAACTCAAGGATGAGAGGAACCTCACCTATGTGTTCATTACCCACGACCTGAGCGTTGTCGAATACATCAGTGACAGGATCGCCGTCATGTATCTGGGGCGGATCGTTGAGCTATCGGACAGCGATAAACTCTATGAGCGAAAACTCCATCCCTACACGCAGGCTCTGCTATCAGCTATTCCGGTGGCCGATCCGGACAGGAAGAGCGATCGCATCATTCTCGAAGGCGATGTTCCCAGTCCTGTCAATCCGCCTTCGGGATGTCCCTTTCATCCCCGCTGTCCCCAATGTCAGGACATCTGCCGGAGAGAGGAGCCGAAACTGGTCAATTACGGAAAAGACGGAGAGGAGCATCTGGCCGCCTGTCATTTCGTTGAGAAAATAAGATAAGAACAAAGAGGATAATTATGGCAAAGTACAATGTTAATGAAATCAAAGGGGTCATTCCCGCCCTTGTCACGACCTTCGACATGGATGAAAATTTTGATGAGAAGAGAATGAGAGCTCTGGTCGATCATCTGATCGGAAAAGGGGTCGACGGACTCTATCTGACGGGTAGCACCGGCGAGGGATTTCTCATGACACCCCAGGAGCGGATGAAGGTTGTCGAGGTCGTTGTCGACCAGGTAAACGGCCGGATCCCCCTGATCGCCCATGTCGGCGCCATCGGGACGAAAATATCTATCGATCTGGCAAAACAGGCTGCATCGGCCGGTGTCGACGCCATTTCCAGCGTCCCCCCTTTCTACTGGAAATTCGGGGCGGACGATGTATTCAATTACTACAAAGATATAACCGGATCAACCGACCTTCCCATGATCGTTTACAATATCGCCCTCGCCGGACTGGTGGGATTCGAACAGGTTAAACGGTTTTCCACTATTGAAGGCGTGGCCGGCGTGAAGTATACGGCCACATCCCATTTTGAAGTGATGCGGATGAAAGAGGAGATCGGAAATGATTTTCTCGTCTATTCGGGATGCGACGAAATGGCCATGTCGGGACTCTCTTTCGGAGCCGACGGTCTCATCGGTTCATTTTACAATCTTATGCCCGAGCTTTTTATCGCTATCAATAAAGCTATGGCGGAGCGGGACCTGAAAACAGCGGAGGAGAAACAGCGGATTGCCAATATCATAATCATGCATGCCACACAGAAAAATTATGTGGCTATTATGAAACGGGCCCTCTCCTGGATGGGTGTTGACGGGGGATATTGCCGCAGGCCATTCAGTAATTTCGGTGCATCGGAAGAAGCTGTTCTAAAAGATGAATTCCGCTTACTGAGAGACAAACACGACATTAAAGGAGTGGATTTTCTCGATGCTCTTTGATTCCCTGAAAAAAATCCGCCGTTACGAAGTCCTGCACGAGGCTCTTCCCGCAGCATTTGATTTTCTGGAGAAATCCGATCTCTCCTCTTTGAAAGAGGGGAGGTATGAGATTGACGGAGACAGGGTTTTCGCTCTTGTACAGGAATACGATACCCTTTCCTCCGAACAGAAAATGATGGAATCCCACCGGAAATACATGGATCTTCAAATTCCCATATCCGGTTCGGAGGAGATGGGTTTCGCCTATCCGGAGCAGGTGAGGGAAATTCAGGCTTATGACGAAACTGTTGATATAGCGTTGTTTAAGCCGGAAAGCTATCAAACCTTTCGTGTCGACGCGGGATCCTTCGCCATATTTCATCCCGGTGAACTGCATATGCCCGGTTGTTCCGTCGTCAGTAAAGGTTCTGAGAAAGTCAGAAAAATCGTAATTAAAGTAAAAATCTGAATAAGAGTGGGATTCCGGTTCGATTGTAAGATAATCCTTACTGGTTTGAACCGGATCCCTTCCTTTTCAATGAGAGCTGGGCATCTCTGAATTCTCCGGGAGTCACCCCGTAGTGCTTCCGGAACACTTTGATAAAATAGTTGCTGCTCCAGTAGCCGACGCGGCGGCTCACATCCTTGATTTTCAGTTCCCTGTCCTCCAGGAGCTGACGGGCTTTTTTCATCCGCTGAACTCTCAGATACTCGGTAAAGGTTTCATTCCTCACTTCCTTGAACAGGCGGCTTAAGTAGAAAGTTGAAAGATGCATCTGTTCGGCAATGGAGGACAGGCTGATATCATCTCCCAGCTGCTCATCTATCAGGGCCTCGGCCGTGCTTATATAGGAACGGGCCTGTGAATTTTCATCACCGCCGGATATTCTTCCCGCTATCCTGTCCAGAAATCCGAGAAGCCACCGGTTTATGGCATCGCCGGTTTTCAAATTGATCAGGGTAACAAAAGGATCTTCCCCGACCGGATCGGAGAGATAAATGTCATAACCCCTGTCCCGGAGGCCGTTGAGAAGCGAATTGACCAGATGAATATAAAAATGCTGAACTTCCGACGGCAGGTGGTCCTCTCCCTCATCCGCCAGCTGTGCCAGTCTGAACCGGAGAAGCTCCGCCGCCTCTTCCTTCTCTCCGTTTTTTAAAAGATCGAGCAGATTTTCGGTAAAGCCCTTTTCCAGAATAAGGGGAGCGATATCTGTTCCGCAGGGACGGCCCAGCTCAATCACCGGTGTTCCGAAGGGGAGTTTCAAATAATCTTTTAAAGCTGTTTCGACCTGGATGCGTCCTTTGTATAGCTCCTCTGTATTCCAGCTTTTCTGACTTATGGCCCCGAAAAGTTTTAAGTTTGATTCGCCGTATACCCGGGATGTAAAATCATCGGTGAGACGGCATATTTCGCTGTAGGCGGGTGTTTCTCCGTCCATGACAACAAAGAGCTCCGAACCCTTTCTGAAGGATACCGACGGCCACTGCAGAGAAGAACTCCACTGGGATAGTTTATGAAGAGCCTCCTGCAGATCTTCATTCTCTTCCGTAAAGAAAGCCAGAACCCGCAACCGGGAATCTTTGAAAGGGAGATCTGTCGGGGGAAGCGAAGAATCGGGAACATCTCCTCCATCGAGTTTGCGGCTCAGGTAATCGGTCTGAAAAGCCGGAACCGTTTTATTGAGCAGTTCCTCCTGAACATCTCTTTCGTTGACAGCTTCATCGATCCATTGCCCGAGCCGGTCCAGTGTCCGCGCCTCCTCTTCCGGCATATGGCCCATGACCATATCTATCGGTTTGTACAGAAGCCGACGCAATAAAAACAGCAATGAGAGGTTGATGAAGAGCAGCGGAAGAAGTATCCACAGCATAAAACGGCGGTTCTGATTAAATAAGGCGGCAAACTGGGAACTGTTATTGACCCCGTGATAGGACCAGCCGGGGTAGTCATCTTTCCAGCTGCTTACCAGCAGCTTTTTATTGCCTGCCTGAACGGCATTCAGGCCTTCGGAGTTTTCCTTCACTGTCCAGGCGATCGACTGAATCATCTTTTCCATGCGGATATCATATAAAAGAGGGGAGCCGTTGTTATCGAGGATAAAGAAGTTTTCCGTATTGCGCGGCTCGATCTGTCTCCAGAGAAAGTTATAAAGAAGAGATACGTTGATATTGACGATAAATACCATTTCGCTGTTATCCCTTTCGGGAAAGACCATATAGAGAACTTTCTGTCCGTCTTTGTTGAGAACAGGTCCGATCAGAGTTTTTTCATCGATGGACGGTAAATGGCTGTACCATTCGCGGTGGGGGAAAGACTGAATGGGCGTCGGTATATACTCCATGGAAAAAACTTCCCTCACCTTTGTATCGTAAAAATAAACCGACTGAATAAAATCCGCCGTCGTGGCGAACTGCTCCAGGTTCCGGTTGATCCCGGTCCGCAATTTCAGAAAGCGCGAGTATTCGGAAATGCGGTCGAGATTGTAGTGATCATGAAAATTCCTGAAGTAGTTTTTGTCTTTGAAATGCTGATAGGTGATGAAATCGTTATTCAATTGGAGAAGATGGACCGTATCCTCTATATTTTTTACAATCAGTTCCATGCTGTGGGAGATTTGCTCCAGATAGTGGATGGCCGTTTCCTCTTCGGCGGTCCGGATGAGGTCGGACATACGGGTGTAGAGAAAGCCCGCCAGCCAGACTGTGGGGACCATGGAAGCAATAAGGAGAATAAAGAGAATTCGGATATAATAGCGGGGAACTTTTTTCAGGTTTTTCATACCTCCGGAAGTTTCGGCGGACCGATTGATCCGCCGGAAAATTATAGCATGAAATTACCCTTTTACCGAGCCGATCATCATCCCTTTGACGAAGTATTTCTGAATAAAGGGATAGGCTGCAAGGATGGGAAGAGTCGAAATGACTATGACGGCTCCTTTAATCGCTTCGCCGGGAGGGGGAGTCTGTCCGGTCGTGATAACTTCGCTCATGGTTGATGAGAGTAGTATGGTTCTCATCAGGTTCTGAACGGGAAGTTTTCCCTGGCTGATGAGGAACATGGCTGCATCGAACCAGTCGTTCCACTGCCATACCGCGTAGAAGAGACCGATCGTGACGAGCGAGGGGAGGCTCAGCGGCAGAATGATTCTTACAAAGGTCTGAAACACAGAGCAGCCGTCCAGTTTAGCCGATTCTTCGAGGCTGGCTGGTATCTGCCGGAAAAAAGCCATCATGATAAACACGTACTGGGTGTTGATCAGCCGCGGCCAGATCAGGGACCAGATGGAATCGATCAGTCCCAGACTTTTGTTCAGCAGGAACAGGGGGATGATCTGCACGGGAAAAACGATACAGATGATCAGCGCGGAAATGACTATTTTCCTTCCCGGCAGATCGGATTTGCTCAGGCCGTAAGCCAGCAGACTGGTCGCGCCGACTTGAAGGATCGTTCCGACAACTGTCCGGAATATGGTATTCTTATAGGCTGTTAGAACAGCGTCTCCCTGAAAGAGGAGCATTTTGTAGGCTCCGAAATCAAATTTTTCCGGAAACAGAACAAAAGGACCCCTCTGAATGTATTCCTGTTCCGAAAGAAAGCTGGTCATAAATACCGTGAGAAAGGGAACAAGAAAGAGAAGAGATATAAGGATCAAAAGTGAGCCGTTGAAACCCCGGAATATTTTTTCACCCCTTGTGGGGAAAATTGCACTCATTTACATACTCCTATGCGTACAGACTGTCCTGTCCGAGTTTTTTCGTAGTCCAGTTGGAGAGGCCTACGAGAGCGAGAGCCAACAGGGATTTGAAAAAACCAACCGCTGTGGCAAAGGAAAAATTCATCTGTTCCAGACCGGTTCTAAACACATATGTGTCGATAATGTCAGCTGTTTTGTAGACTGCCGGGCTGTATAGAAGCAGCGTTTCTTCATATCCCTGATTCAGAACTACTGAAATACGAAGTAAAAACATAATGGCGATAGCATAGCTGATGCTCGGCAAAGTTATCCTTATAGTCTGCTGCCACCGTCCGGCTCCATCGATTTCCGCCGCTTCGTATAACTGAGGATCGATTCCTGTCAGAGCGGCAAGATAGATTATGGTTCCCCATCCCAGATTCTTCCAGACGATGGCGGTTACCAGAACGGGGCGGAAGGTATCGGACATTCCCACATAATATTCCGGCTGTCCGCCGAAAAAGCGGATGATTTCGGGTATCAGGCCGCCGTGAAGAGACAGCAGGTTAAAGACCATACCGGCCAGAACCACGTTGGATACGAAGTAAGGCAGGTAGGAAATAGTCTGAACGGCTTTTTTGAATTTGAGAAGGCGCACTTCGTTGATCATCAAGGCCAGAACAATGGGGAGTCCGAACTCGAAAATCATCCTCAGCCCAGCGAGAATAAAGGTATTGCCCATTATATTCCAGAAAAAAACCGAGGATATGAATTTCCTGAAGTGTTTCAATCCCACCCAGGGCGCTGTGAATATGGCTTCGATACCTTCAAAAGGCGCGACATCTTTAAAAGCCACCAGGGTCCCCAGCATCGGTATGTACCGGAAAATAAAAAAATAGACGAGGCCCGGCGCCATTAACCAGTAGAGAGCGGCATAATCGCTCTTCTTTTTTCTTAGTGATTTCAAAGTAAACTCCGGAAAAAGCGGCCGGCCGGAGAATCACGGCCCGCCGCGTAAAATGGATCTTATTTCATGGCTTCTTTGTAGATATCGGTGTGAACGTCAATCCAGTCCTGAAGCCCCGCATCGTAGAGTTCGCCGATGAAATCGTTCCATTCGGAGAGAGGTCTCTCACCGATGATGAACATGATCTGCTCTTCCTCGACCATTCTCTCGATATCGCTGTATCCGGGTATCTGATCGGAAAGAACCGAAGGATCGTATTTCACGCCTGCGTCGAAAGGCATTTTCCCCCGGGAGAAATCGAGTCCCGTGGGAGGATTGTTCCCCTGGCCCGCGAGGCCCCAGACTTCGTTTTCTTTCTGGAACATGGGATTGGCTGTTCCGGCAGTTGCCGCAGCGGGGAGGCCGACGGCAAAGTCGAAATCGCGGATGTAGTTCAGGTTGTCTGTAAGCAGATCGTAGATTCCATTCTCCTTGTCTGTCCATTCCCAGTTGACGCCTTCGGGACCTTTCTGGGACGTGGCAAAGGCTTCAGGAGAAGAATAGAGAAGGTTCATGACTTTGATGACGGCTTCGGGGTGTTTACTTCTGGAAGAGATGAGCATACCCTGTGATGTCGCGGGAATAACCGTCTCTCCTTTCCCCATGGGACCGTCTATTCCTTTCTGAATCAGGACGAATTCCGCATCGGGATCGATCTGGTTCATATCCCAATGAACGTTAGCAACATTGGAATACCAGGTGGCTGTGGATGCGACATTTCCCGTTTTTACCAGTTCTCTCACTTTCTGTCTGTTCAGAGAAGCGAACTCGGGATACATATATCCGCTTGTGTACCATCTGTTCATGGTTTTCAGGAAATCGGTGTAGCCATCCTGAAGATAATAAGGCTTGAGTTTTCCGTCAGAATCCATCCAGTTTGAGAATCCGTGCTCGGTGAATCCTCCGATAAACGTCTGGTAGATTCCCTGTGAGCCGTGTTTTCCATTGATTTCCGCCAGCATGATGATGGTGTCATCTCCGGAAAGCTTTTCTTTATTTGCGGCCGCGGCAGCCATAAAAGTTTCCAGCTCGGCTATGGTTTCGGGGAATTTGACGCCCAGTTCCTCTGCCCAGTCCTTTCTGACCCAGGGGTTGGTTGCCACTGTAGGAGTCACTCTGGGCACACCCCAAAGGTTCCCCTGGCTGTCGCTCATGGCTTCGATCGATTCCTCAGGCCAGTGTGACATAATATCTGAACCGTATTTTTCCATCAGATCGTTAATAGGCATAATGGCGTTCTTGCTGTAGTACTGGTCCCAGTTACCCCAGAAAGCATCAATCTGCATACCCGAAGCCAGCAGCATATTAAGCTTCTGATCTTCCTGACCGATTACCGGGGGAATAACGATGACGTTCACCCCGGTCCTTTCTTTTATATACTCCCTGATAAATTCCACATGTTCGGGATCGCTGGATGCTCCCCCCTGGGCGGCGCTCATGGCTCCGCTGTTGTTGTAGATGACGATTTCCACAGCGTCATCGGCTGTTTTGTCCTGTTGTCCTTCGGCAATAAGCATGGCCGGAAGAAGCAGAAGCAACATAAAAATTCGTTTCATTCGTAGTCTCCTTGTTTTTTCGTTGCTTCATTGTCCCCCGGTCCTTTGGAATCGGGCTAGAGGAGCTTTATGCCATGAATAGTTTTTTGATTATAGCAAGAATTTACTATAATGACAGGAAATTGCTACGGATATCAGTTTGCTTCAATTCCCCGGGGCATCTTTTTCCCTGTCGGGTCTAATCCCCCGCTCATCTGCAGAGAACATCCCTTAAAAATCTGTTCAGCCCTGCCAATTCCATGAAGCAGACCGGAAACTTTTTTAAGGCAATATCCATCATGAAGAGTATTTTTCTGATAGATTCAGTATAATTCTAATTATCAAATACTTATATTGAAGAGAACCCGCCGCGGGTAATGATTAGTGTTAGGGAAGAGGATTCACTATGGAAAAAAAATGGTGGCATAAAGAAGCGGTCTATCAGATCTACCCCAGAAGTTTTAAAGATTCCAACGGAGACGGCATCGGCGACCTGCAGGGGATCATCAGCAAACTTGATTACCTGGAGAAATTGGGTGTCCGGGTCATCTGGCTGAGCCCGGTCTACAAATCCCCCATGGACGATAACGGCTACGATATCAGCGATTACCGCGATATCGCCCCTGAGTTCGGAACCATGGCGGATTTCGATGAGCTCATATCCCGGGCAGCCGGAAAAGGGATACGCATCGTTATGGATCTTGTTGTCAATCACACGAGTGACGAACACCCCTGGTTCGTCGAATCCCGCAGTTCCCGGGACAACCCCAAACGGGACTGGTATATCTGGAAAGATCCGGCTGCCGATGGCGGATCGCCCAACAACTGGGGATCCTATTTCACCAGAAGCGCCTGGGAGCTCGATGAAGCGACCGGTCAGTACTATCTCCACCTCTTCAGTAAAAAACAGCCCGACCTGAACTGGGCCAACAGACAGGTCAGGGAAGCCGTCTATGATATGATGCATTTCTGGCTGAAAAAAGGGATAGGCGGTTTCCGTATGGATGTTATCAATATGATCGGCAAACCGGTGGACTTTCCCCCGGCCGCCATAACAGACAGAGGGGTCGCCGGATTTGAGCACTGGGCCAACAATTCCAGAGCCCATGAATACCTGAGGGAAATGCACAGTGAAGTCCTGAGCCACTACGATGTTCTCACCGTCGGGGAGACGCCCTTCGTCACTCCCTTTGACGGTCAGCTCTATTCCCATCCCGACAGAAAGGAACTGAGCATGATCTTTCAGTTCGAACATATGGATGTGGACAGAGGGGATGTATCAGAGCTTAAGAAACCGCTGGATCTGGTCAAATTCAAACAGATCATGTCAAACTGGCAGACCGGACTGGAGGGGAGGGGATGGAACTCCAACTACTGGTCCAATCACGATCAGGCGCGGGCTGTCTCCCGTTTCGGAAATGACAGGGAGTACCGGGTGGAAAGTGCCAAGATGCTGGGGACTACTCTTCATATGATGAGCGGAACGCCTTATATCTATCAGGGTGAGGAGATCGGCGCAATCAACACTTATTACGATAGGATTGAAGAATACAACGATCTTATGGACCATCATTACTATGATCTTCTTATTAATGATCATAAAATGACTCCCGCTGAGGCTATCAGGAGAATCCAGCCCTTTTCCCGCGATAACGCCCGGGTTCCCATGCGCTGGACCGGCGGAAAGCATAACGGCTTTACCAGTGGAGAGCCGTGGCTGAAAATGGACGGTCCGGGTTCCCTAATACATGGGGAGGCAGCTGTCGCCGATAAAAACTCCGTTTTCTATCACTATAAAGAGCTGATCCGACTGAGACGGGAGAGCGAGTACAGCGATACGATTGTTTACGGAAAAAGCATTCTTCTCGATTCCGATGATCCTTTGGTCTATGCTTTTCTCAGGGAAGGGAACGGGCAGGTGTTGCTGGTTGTTTCCAATTTTACCGGTGATGCCCTCACTCGCAGCTACGATTATGAGGTTTTGAAAACAGTTTTATCCAATTATGGAAAGAGCGGTGAGGCTGTTGTGAATCTCCGCTCTTTATGGTTGGAGCCTTATGAATCCTATGTCTTCCGGGTGAGGCTATATAGCTAGATTATGAATTCATTTCAAGCTGCATGGAAATACCTGTTGGGTGATTTCCGAATTTCTCTCCGAAAATATTAAGTCCGCCTTTGTACTTGGCATCTTTCTTATTTCCCAATCGTACCTTAATTCTGTGGTCTGATCTCAGTTTTAATTGATGTAATGATATTTTTGATATTTCCATTCCATCAATAAAAGAGCCTTCTTCTGTAACTCTCCAGTGTTTTAAAAAACCATACTGAGTGTTTTCAAGTCCCCACCATTTTGGAGTGAATCTTCCTCTTTTATCGCCCATATCTCCGGGGCTTGTCCAGGTTCCGATTTCCACGGAATTGATCCACATGGTTATATCACTAGGCCAGTCTGATTTATTTCCTGGAAATTCGGAACAGATCTCTGTAGTTATCTGAAGAGATTTGACACTTTTTTCTGTTGGTAGAT contains:
- a CDS encoding ABC transporter ATP-binding protein; amino-acid sequence: MRANKEKEVILSLRNIKTHFPIHKGVFKQLSGYVKAVDGVDLDIYRGETLGLVGESGCGKTTLGKSILKLVQATDGEINYHGPEGQTELRTLNAKDMVPFRKKLQIVFQDPHSSLNPAFTIFGSLEDPLKKFGVKSREERRKIIGDLLEAVNLRREYMDRYPHEFSGGQRQRIGIARALSIDPELIICDEAVSALDVSIQAQVLKLLKKLKDERNLTYVFITHDLSVVEYISDRIAVMYLGRIVELSDSDKLYERKLHPYTQALLSAIPVADPDRKSDRIILEGDVPSPVNPPSGCPFHPRCPQCQDICRREEPKLVNYGKDGEEHLAACHFVEKIR
- a CDS encoding dihydrodipicolinate synthase family protein — encoded protein: MAKYNVNEIKGVIPALVTTFDMDENFDEKRMRALVDHLIGKGVDGLYLTGSTGEGFLMTPQERMKVVEVVVDQVNGRIPLIAHVGAIGTKISIDLAKQAASAGVDAISSVPPFYWKFGADDVFNYYKDITGSTDLPMIVYNIALAGLVGFEQVKRFSTIEGVAGVKYTATSHFEVMRMKEEIGNDFLVYSGCDEMAMSGLSFGADGLIGSFYNLMPELFIAINKAMAERDLKTAEEKQRIANIIIMHATQKNYVAIMKRALSWMGVDGGYCRRPFSNFGASEEAVLKDEFRLLRDKHDIKGVDFLDAL
- a CDS encoding YhcH/YjgK/YiaL family protein, with protein sequence MLFDSLKKIRRYEVLHEALPAAFDFLEKSDLSSLKEGRYEIDGDRVFALVQEYDTLSSEQKMMESHRKYMDLQIPISGSEEMGFAYPEQVREIQAYDETVDIALFKPESYQTFRVDAGSFAIFHPGELHMPGCSVVSKGSEKVRKIVIKVKI
- a CDS encoding helix-turn-helix domain-containing protein, with the protein product MKNLKKVPRYYIRILFILLIASMVPTVWLAGFLYTRMSDLIRTAEEETAIHYLEQISHSMELIVKNIEDTVHLLQLNNDFITYQHFKDKNYFRNFHDHYNLDRISEYSRFLKLRTGINRNLEQFATTADFIQSVYFYDTKVREVFSMEYIPTPIQSFPHREWYSHLPSIDEKTLIGPVLNKDGQKVLYMVFPERDNSEMVFIVNINVSLLYNFLWRQIEPRNTENFFILDNNGSPLLYDIRMEKMIQSIAWTVKENSEGLNAVQAGNKKLLVSSWKDDYPGWSYHGVNNSSQFAALFNQNRRFMLWILLPLLFINLSLLFLLRRLLYKPIDMVMGHMPEEEARTLDRLGQWIDEAVNERDVQEELLNKTVPAFQTDYLSRKLDGGDVPDSSLPPTDLPFKDSRLRVLAFFTEENEDLQEALHKLSQWSSSLQWPSVSFRKGSELFVVMDGETPAYSEICRLTDDFTSRVYGESNLKLFGAISQKSWNTEELYKGRIQVETALKDYLKLPFGTPVIELGRPCGTDIAPLILEKGFTENLLDLLKNGEKEEAAELLRFRLAQLADEGEDHLPSEVQHFYIHLVNSLLNGLRDRGYDIYLSDPVGEDPFVTLINLKTGDAINRWLLGFLDRIAGRISGGDENSQARSYISTAEALIDEQLGDDISLSSIAEQMHLSTFYLSRLFKEVRNETFTEYLRVQRMKKARQLLEDRELKIKDVSRRVGYWSSNYFIKVFRKHYGVTPGEFRDAQLSLKRKGSGSNQ
- a CDS encoding carbohydrate ABC transporter permease — translated: MSAIFPTRGEKIFRGFNGSLLILISLLFLVPFLTVFMTSFLSEQEYIQRGPFVLFPEKFDFGAYKMLLFQGDAVLTAYKNTIFRTVVGTILQVGATSLLAYGLSKSDLPGRKIVISALIICIVFPVQIIPLFLLNKSLGLIDSIWSLIWPRLINTQYVFIMMAFFRQIPASLEESAKLDGCSVFQTFVRIILPLSLPSLVTIGLFYAVWQWNDWFDAAMFLISQGKLPVQNLMRTILLSSTMSEVITTGQTPPPGEAIKGAVIVISTLPILAAYPFIQKYFVKGMMIGSVKG
- a CDS encoding ABC transporter permease, producing the protein MKSLRKKKSDYAALYWLMAPGLVYFFIFRYIPMLGTLVAFKDVAPFEGIEAIFTAPWVGLKHFRKFISSVFFWNIMGNTFILAGLRMIFEFGLPIVLALMINEVRLLKFKKAVQTISYLPYFVSNVVLAGMVFNLLSLHGGLIPEIIRFFGGQPEYYVGMSDTFRPVLVTAIVWKNLGWGTIIYLAALTGIDPQLYEAAEIDGAGRWQQTIRITLPSISYAIAIMFLLRISVVLNQGYEETLLLYSPAVYKTADIIDTYVFRTGLEQMNFSFATAVGFFKSLLALALVGLSNWTTKKLGQDSLYA
- a CDS encoding extracellular solute-binding protein — its product is MKRIFMLLLLLPAMLIAEGQQDKTADDAVEIVIYNNSGAMSAAQGGASSDPEHVEFIREYIKERTGVNVIVIPPVIGQEDQKLNMLLASGMQIDAFWGNWDQYYSKNAIMPINDLMEKYGSDIMSHWPEESIEAMSDSQGNLWGVPRVTPTVATNPWVRKDWAEELGVKFPETIAELETFMAAAAANKEKLSGDDTIIMLAEINGKHGSQGIYQTFIGGFTEHGFSNWMDSDGKLKPYYLQDGYTDFLKTMNRWYTSGYMYPEFASLNRQKVRELVKTGNVASTATWYSNVANVHWDMNQIDPDAEFVLIQKGIDGPMGKGETVIPATSQGMLISSRSKHPEAVIKVMNLLYSSPEAFATSQKGPEGVNWEWTDKENGIYDLLTDNLNYIRDFDFAVGLPAAATAGTANPMFQKENEVWGLAGQGNNPPTGLDFSRGKMPFDAGVKYDPSVLSDQIPGYSDIERMVEEEQIMFIIGERPLSEWNDFIGELYDAGLQDWIDVHTDIYKEAMK
- a CDS encoding glycoside hydrolase family 13 protein, with product MEKKWWHKEAVYQIYPRSFKDSNGDGIGDLQGIISKLDYLEKLGVRVIWLSPVYKSPMDDNGYDISDYRDIAPEFGTMADFDELISRAAGKGIRIVMDLVVNHTSDEHPWFVESRSSRDNPKRDWYIWKDPAADGGSPNNWGSYFTRSAWELDEATGQYYLHLFSKKQPDLNWANRQVREAVYDMMHFWLKKGIGGFRMDVINMIGKPVDFPPAAITDRGVAGFEHWANNSRAHEYLREMHSEVLSHYDVLTVGETPFVTPFDGQLYSHPDRKELSMIFQFEHMDVDRGDVSELKKPLDLVKFKQIMSNWQTGLEGRGWNSNYWSNHDQARAVSRFGNDREYRVESAKMLGTTLHMMSGTPYIYQGEEIGAINTYYDRIEEYNDLMDHHYYDLLINDHKMTPAEAIRRIQPFSRDNARVPMRWTGGKHNGFTSGEPWLKMDGPGSLIHGEAAVADKNSVFYHYKELIRLRRESEYSDTIVYGKSILLDSDDPLVYAFLREGNGQVLLVVSNFTGDALTRSYDYEVLKTVLSNYGKSGEAVVNLRSLWLEPYESYVFRVRLYS